The Argopecten irradians isolate NY chromosome 4, Ai_NY, whole genome shotgun sequence genome has a window encoding:
- the LOC138321525 gene encoding uncharacterized protein, which produces MASSVVRKNKAFGNPIRICPQHPRKKIVSVCNTCGEQFVCLLCIAAAHTGHRLVETDDYLNVKKVSLSGLLVDSEAKIKTIDERMEKVQQFRQDNKKVLEHTIQAVENRGEELKAEIDKIVKDFTERSRDTCEKNTDILESIEKKLLTQLTDLTAIVNKCKNALANDKNADMGSLERSLRVENSRPFKPFPVLQTPGLIAEEDPSAQQLILFGSMSLKDWRLEIFDPNEDDLISDVSSSVTGKSKLKTAQVKAIASFRHVTQGRISIVAPTLDGKAWVVKGGGCEADLMLQSGDTKQTTAVESYLNVVDLMVKADSTKTVILCSDGSIRNILQTGKTNPMYRTRNTATSLCESAEGGSIWVTQDDGKIVKYSKEGEVSQTIHTDPSGRKLFSMPIKVRVNRRTGDMAVIEDSLPRHVLIMDRRSNILFRFHGDLTLDERQNHVQDGEGQGRSRFIPTAICFDRNNNVIVCDVGTKSVMLVDRRGRATKSIWRDGNLPTSCGTQPNGDLWVGFSNGKVKVLRYLI; this is translated from the coding sequence atggcgtcaTCCGTGGTGAGAAAGAACAAGGCGTTCGGAAACCCCATCCGGATCTGCCCCCAACATCCCAGGAAGAAGATCGTCAGCGTGTGCAACACGTGTGGGGAGCAATTCGTGTGTTTGTTGTGTATCGCGGCGGCCCACACCGGTCATCGTCTGGTCGAGACAGATGATTACTTGAACGTGAAGAAAGTCTCACTGTCTGGCCTCCTGGTAGACTCTGAGGCTAAGATAAAGACAATCGATGAACGGATGGAGAAAGTACAGCAGTTCAGACAGGACAACAAGAAGGTGTTGGAACACACAATACAAGCTGTTGAGAACAGGGGCGAAGAGTTGAAAGCCGAAATTGATAAAATCGTTAAAGATTTTACCGAACGTTCCCGGGATACTTGTGAAAAGAACACGGACATTCTGGAGTCTATAGAGAAAAAGCTTCTTACCCAATTAACAGACTTGACAGCTATTGTCAACAAATGTAAAAACGCGCTCGCAAATGATAAGAACGCGGATATGGGTTCGTTAGAAAGAAGCTTGCGAGTGGAGAATTCTCGGCCCTTCAAACCTTTCCCTGTGTTACAAACGCCTGGCCTTATTGCGGAAGAGGATCCTTCAGCTCAACAGCTTATCTTGTTCGGCTCAATGAGCCTTAAAGACTGGCGTCTAGAGATATTTGACCCAAATGAGGACGACCTTATTTCGGACGTATCGAGTAGTGTCACTGGAAAAAGCAAGCTGAAGACGGCTCAAGTGAAGGCCATTGCTTCCTTCCGTCACGTGACTCAGGGTCGGATCTCGATTGTCGCTCCTACCCTTGACGGGAAGGCCTGGGTGGTGAAGGGCGGTGGATGTGAAGCCGACCTCATGTTACAGTCTGGGGATACAAAGCAGACGACAGCAGTGGAGTCTTATCTCAATGTTGTTGATCTGATGGTGAAGGCAGATTCCACGAAGACTGTGATCCTCTGCTCCGACGGATCCATTCGGAATATCCTGCAGACTGGAAAAACCAATCCGATGTATCGTACCAGGAACACAGCCACAAGCCTTTGTGAGTCGGCAGAGGGAGGGAGCATTTGGGTCACTCAAGATGATGGTAAAATCGTGAAATATTCCAAAGAAGGCGAGGTTTCGCAGACGATTCACACAGATCCGTCCGGTCGGAAACTCTTCTCAATGCCAATCAAAGTCCGTGTGAATAGACGCACGGGTGACATGGCAGTTATTGAAGACTCACTTCCTCGCCACGTGCTCATTATGGACAGAAGAAGCAATATATTATTCCGTTTCCATGGAGATCTCACACTTGACGAGCGCCAGAATCACGTTCAAGATGGCGAAGGTCAAGGTCGAAGCAGGTTCATCCCGACTGCTATCTGTTTTGACagaaataacaatgttatagtGTGTGACGTTGGTACGAAGTCCGTAATGTTGGTTGACAGGCGAGGACGAGCCACCAAAAGTATATGGCGGGACGGTAATTTACCGACAAGCTGTGGGACACAGCCCAACGGTGACTTGTGGGTAGGGTTCTCAAATGGCAAGGTCAAGGTCCTCCGTTATCTGATATAG
- the LOC138321522 gene encoding probable peptidyl-tRNA hydrolase — MGSAFRSFPTLLRAVIRSTLGRPFLVIENDIGIQISRGKTVKTTSMANNMSDTTKFKKYLIVGLCNHGMPKTRHSVGAQVLDRLATDLDLKWAKDKNCAGFTTTFDLNESARVIMLKPKQFMNVNGKSVLKTVRHFNIDTDKVYLMHDDLDRALGKVSIKEGGSASGHNGVKSVQSMLGSAADKMFKVRFGIGRPSSRDEVIEYVLKNFTPDESAGVQVGVLKSLQSLTWHLEARGEDVLILTNLYGVNPKILNQVRKKQQKKKERVLSDKSQLGISTALSEEASEGQSSEEQLYTGTEEEIKGR; from the exons ATGGGATCGGCGTTCAGATCATTTCCTACTTTACTGAGAGCTGTGATACGATCTACACTTGGAAGACCTTTCCTTGTCATAGAAAATGATATCGGAATTCAAATTTCACGAGGGAAGACAGTTAAAACAACGTCAATGGCAAATAATATGTCGGATACTACCAAATTCAAGAAATACCTG ATTGTGGGTTTATGCAATCATGGGATGCCAAAGACACGACACAGTGTCGGTGCACAGGTTTTGGACCGCCTGGCCACAGATTTGGACCTAAAATGGGCTAAAGACAAGAACTGTGCCGGGTTTACAACAACATTTGATCTGAATGAATCGGCCAGAGTTATAATGTTAAAACCAAAACAGTTCATGAATGTGAACGGGAAATCTGTATTGAAAACAG TGCGTCATTTTAATATTGACACCGACAAAGTGTACCTTATGCACGATGATCTTGATAGAGCTTTGGGCAAGGTCAGCATAAAGGAAGGTGGAAGTGCTAG TGGTCATAATGGTGTTAAATCAGTACAGAGTATGTTGGGATCCGCTGCTGAT AAAATGTTCAAAGTACGGTTTGGGATAGGAAGACCCAGCAGTAGAGATGAAGTAATTGAGTATGTGTTAAAGAACTTCACACCCGACGAGTCGGCTGGAGTCCAGGTGGGCGTGTTAAAGTCCCTACAGTCACTGACATGGCATTTAGAGGCACGAGGTGAAGATGTTCTCATTCTTACAAACTTGTATGGGGTCAATCCCAAAATTCTTAACCAAGTCAGGAAAAAACAGCAGAAAAAAAAGGAGAGAGTGTTATCGGacaaaagtcagttaggaataTCGACAGCTCTAAGTGAGGAAGCATCAGAAGGACAATCGTCAGAGGAACAGTTATATACAGGGACAGAGGAGGaaattaaggggagataa
- the LOC138321523 gene encoding (3R)-3-hydroxyacyl-CoA dehydrogenase-like codes for MASAVGLLAGRLALVTGAGSGIGKAVCQVFAKEGATVAVVDLHADTAKSTLETLPEGAHQAFGADVSCSTSVNDLIGQMKEKFSAVPTVTVNSAGITKDKLMLKMGEQDFDDVIGVNLKGTFLVNQAVSRALVESKAAGGSIINISSISGKVGNVGQTNYAASKAGVVGLTKTVAKEMGRFGIRVNAILPGFIETPMTDKVPDHLIQMTKMLIPLSRLGRPEEIANACLFLASDHSSYVTGTTLEVTGGLFP; via the exons ATGGCTTCCGCTGTAGGTCTTCTCGCCGGTCGCCTGGCACTTGTTACAG GTGCAGGCAGTGGTATTGGGAAAGCTGTATGTCAAGTGTTTGCTAAGGAGGGAGCCACAGTTGCGGTTGTGGATTTACATGCAGACACTGCCAAAAGTACCTTGGAAACCCTTCCTGAAG GTGCCCATCAGGCATTTGGTGCCGATGTTTCCTGTTCAACATCCGTTAATGACCTGATTGGTCAGATGAAGGAGAAATTCTCCGCGGTACCAACAGTCACTGTCAACTCTGCTGGGATTACCAAGGACAAACTCATGCTAAAGATGGGGGAACAGGATTTTGATGATGTTATTGGAGTGAATCTAAAG GGTACATTCCTAGTGAACCAGGCTGTTAGCCGAGCTCTAGTGGAAAGTAAAGCTGCTGGTGGTTCTATCATCAACATCTCCAGCATATCAGGAAAG GTTGGCAATGTGGGTCAGACAAACTATGCAGCATCCAAGGCAGGAGTTGTAGGGCTGACGAAGACTGTGGCCAAGGAGATGGGAAG atTTGGAATCCGTGTGAATGCTATCTTACCTGGCTTTATCGAGACACCGATGACAGATAAGGTACCAGACCACCTTATCCAAATGACCAAGATGCTCATCCCATTGTCCAGATTAGGACGGCCAGAGG AAATAGCGAATGCCTGTTTGTTTTTGGCATCAGACCACAGCAGCTATGTAACAGGAACAACGCTTGAGGTCACag GTGGACTGTTTCCTTGA